Proteins encoded within one genomic window of Candidatus Syntrophocurvum alkaliphilum:
- a CDS encoding TlyA family RNA methyltransferase, with translation MAKIRLDILVQKHQSISREKAQALILAGLVEIDGKLIDKPGTKIDETSDIKLKDKGLKYVSRGGLKLEKAINDFNIDFTNKIVLDVGASTGGYTDCALQNGAAKVIAVDVGYGQLDWKLRQNPKVVNLERTNIRYLTIKDIREKVDIATMDVSFISTIKVYPVLKELLLENGEIVSLIKPQFEAGKDKVGKNGVVRNSNVHIEVLENCIKAAEDEGLYCNGVSYSPITGPKGNIEYFIYLKKSSVFHQDIKNAIKEAVDKAHETVEGKHN, from the coding sequence TTGGCAAAAATTAGGTTAGATATATTAGTACAAAAACATCAATCTATAAGCAGGGAAAAAGCCCAGGCATTAATTTTGGCTGGATTAGTAGAAATAGATGGTAAGCTCATAGATAAACCCGGAACTAAAATTGATGAAACTTCTGATATTAAACTAAAAGACAAAGGTTTAAAATATGTAAGTCGAGGTGGTCTTAAGTTAGAGAAAGCAATTAATGACTTTAATATAGATTTTACAAACAAAATAGTACTTGATGTGGGAGCTTCTACAGGTGGTTATACTGATTGTGCATTACAAAATGGAGCGGCTAAAGTAATTGCTGTTGATGTAGGTTATGGACAGTTAGATTGGAAATTAAGACAAAACCCCAAAGTAGTTAATCTAGAGCGTACCAATATACGATATCTTACAATTAAGGATATAAGAGAAAAAGTAGACATAGCAACTATGGATGTTTCGTTTATATCAACAATTAAAGTTTATCCTGTCTTAAAAGAACTTTTATTAGAAAATGGTGAAATAGTTTCCCTTATAAAACCACAATTTGAAGCAGGCAAAGATAAAGTGGGGAAAAATGGGGTAGTAAGAAACTCAAATGTACATATAGAGGTTTTAGAAAACTGCATCAAGGCAGCCGAAGATGAGGGTTTATACTGTAATGGAGTTTCTTATTCTCCTATAACAGGTCCAAAAGGTAATATAGAATATTTTATATATTTAAAAAAAAGTAGCGTATTTCACCAAGATATTAAAAATGCAATAAAAGAAGCTGTTGATAAAGCACATGAAACTGTGGAGGGTAAGCATAATTGA
- the dxs gene encoding 1-deoxy-D-xylulose-5-phosphate synthase, whose product MYKILDKVNTPSDIKKLNITQMNLLADDIRQLLVKSVSECGGHLAPNLGVVELTIALHYVFNTPEDKIIWDVGHQSYVHKILTGRKEKMSSLRQYGGLSGFPKFEESIHDCFNTGHSSTSVSAAVGMALARDIQRKKHSIIAVLGDGAFTGGMVYEALNHAGHEAKDLIVILNDNEMSISKNVGAMSGYLNRLRTDPSYARTKEEIESVLNRIPAIGQNIAKAAGRFKDTVKYLMVPGVLFEELGFSYIGPINGHNLDELCNVFLNAKKMKGPILIHAMTQKGKGYGPALKNPDIFHGVGPFDIQTGSQVNKSIKTYTEVFGEYIANKADHNKDIVAITAAMTSGTGLKEFAQKHPERFFDVGICEQHAVTMAAGLARSGLKPVVSIYSTFLQRSYDQIMHDVALQNLPVIFAIDRAGLVGEDGATHHGVFDLSYLTHIPNMTIMAPSNENELVKMFNSAFELDGPVAIRYPRGAGEGVDFEPTTNEAVEFGKSKTISQGKDLAIIAVGRGVNLGKEVCRLLKEKNIKAELVDARFVKPLDEEKILQLAIEYPHIVTIEENSIIGGFGSRVLDLLAREKINSDVLTIGVPDDFTEHGNLKVLLQYLNMDPESITEKILYRWNKLLKNDAWELLKFGKN is encoded by the coding sequence ATGTATAAAATTTTAGACAAAGTAAACACACCCTCAGATATTAAAAAACTAAATATAACTCAAATGAATTTGTTAGCTGATGATATTAGACAATTATTAGTGAAATCGGTATCTGAATGTGGTGGTCATTTGGCTCCAAATTTAGGTGTAGTTGAATTAACTATAGCACTTCATTATGTGTTTAATACTCCAGAGGATAAAATTATTTGGGATGTCGGACATCAAAGTTATGTTCATAAAATCTTAACAGGAAGAAAAGAAAAAATGTCATCCCTAAGGCAATATGGAGGTTTAAGTGGTTTTCCAAAGTTTGAAGAATCTATACATGATTGTTTTAATACTGGTCACAGTAGTACATCGGTATCTGCAGCTGTTGGTATGGCTTTAGCAAGGGATATTCAAAGAAAAAAGCATTCCATAATTGCAGTATTAGGTGATGGGGCATTTACTGGTGGTATGGTTTATGAAGCCTTAAATCATGCAGGTCACGAAGCCAAAGATCTGATAGTAATTCTAAATGATAATGAAATGTCTATATCAAAAAATGTTGGGGCAATGTCAGGTTATCTAAATCGATTAAGAACTGATCCTTCCTATGCAAGAACAAAAGAAGAAATTGAATCTGTTTTAAACCGGATACCGGCAATAGGGCAAAATATTGCTAAAGCAGCTGGAAGATTTAAAGATACTGTCAAGTATCTTATGGTTCCAGGAGTTTTATTTGAAGAATTAGGTTTTTCTTATATAGGTCCTATAAATGGGCATAATCTTGATGAATTATGTAATGTATTTTTAAATGCAAAAAAAATGAAGGGACCAATATTAATACATGCAATGACTCAAAAAGGAAAAGGTTATGGTCCGGCATTAAAAAATCCTGATATTTTCCACGGTGTAGGTCCTTTTGATATACAGACTGGAAGTCAAGTTAATAAATCTATAAAAACTTATACCGAAGTATTTGGGGAATATATTGCAAACAAGGCAGATCATAACAAGGATATAGTAGCAATAACAGCAGCTATGACATCGGGGACAGGTTTAAAGGAATTTGCACAAAAACATCCTGAAAGATTTTTTGACGTAGGAATCTGTGAGCAGCATGCAGTAACGATGGCAGCAGGCTTAGCGAGATCAGGACTAAAACCTGTAGTAAGTATTTATTCTACATTTTTACAAAGATCTTATGATCAAATAATGCATGATGTTGCTTTACAGAACTTGCCTGTAATTTTTGCTATTGATCGAGCAGGATTGGTAGGAGAAGATGGTGCAACTCATCATGGTGTATTTGACTTATCTTATTTAACTCATATACCAAACATGACAATTATGGCACCTTCAAATGAAAACGAACTAGTTAAGATGTTTAACAGTGCATTTGAATTAGATGGTCCTGTAGCTATTAGATATCCAAGGGGAGCAGGAGAAGGTGTTGATTTTGAACCAACAACTAATGAAGCTGTAGAGTTTGGTAAATCTAAAACTATATCTCAAGGGAAAGATTTAGCAATAATTGCTGTAGGTAGAGGGGTTAACTTAGGTAAAGAGGTATGTAGATTATTAAAAGAAAAAAATATTAAAGCTGAATTAGTTGATGCTCGATTTGTCAAACCTCTTGATGAGGAGAAAATCTTACAATTAGCCATAGAGTATCCGCATATAGTGACTATAGAAGAAAATAGCATAATTGGTGGTTTTGGAAGTAGGGTATTAGATTTATTAGCGAGAGAGAAAATTAATAGTGATGTATTAACAATAGGTGTGCCAGATGATTTTACTGAACATGGAAATTTAAAAGTACTATTACAATATTTAAATATGGATCCGGAATCAATAACTGAAAAAATATTATATAGGTGGAATAAGCTTTTGAAAAATGATGCTTGGGAGTTGCTAAAATTTGGCAAAAATTAG